One Agelaius phoeniceus isolate bAgePho1 chromosome 6, bAgePho1.hap1, whole genome shotgun sequence DNA window includes the following coding sequences:
- the CHRM4 gene encoding muscarinic acetylcholine receptor M4 isoform X1: MAAENRSAPGGGAPWAGLPDFIFQKELFAVRDTDPMHNLSAQPWQAKMANLTYDNFTLGNHSEVAVQPPTNYKTVELVFIATVTGSLSLVTVVGNILVMLSIKVNRQLQTVNNYFLFSLACADLIIGVFSMNLYTVYIIKGYWPLGAVVCDLWLALDYVVSNASVMNLLIISFDRYFCVTKPLTYPARRTTKMAGLMIAAAWILSFILWAPAILFWQFIVGKRTVPERECYIQFLSNPAVTFGTAIAAFYLPVVIMTVLYIHISLASRSRVRRHKPESRKERKTKSLRFLKGPMVKQNNNNSPKRAVEVKEEVRNGKVDDQPSAQTEATGHQEEKETSNESSTVSMTQTTKDKPTAEVLPAGQGQSPANPRVNPTSKWSKIKIVTKQTGSECVTAIEIVPAKSGASNHNSLANSRPVNVARKFASIARSQVRKKRQMAAREKKVTRTIFAILLAFILTWTPYNVMVLINTFCETCVPETVWSIGYWLCYVNSTINPACYALCNATFKKTFKHLLMCQYRNIGTAR, encoded by the exons ATTTCATCTTCCAGAAGGAGCTATTTGCTGTGAGAGACACAG ATCCCATGCACAAcctctctgctcagccctggcaggcaaAGATGGCCAACCTGACCTATGACAACTTCACCCTGGGCAACCACTCCGaggtggctgtgcagcctcccACCAACTACAAGACAGTGGAGCTGGTTTTCATTGCCACTGTCACTGGCTCACTCAGCCTTGTCACCGTGGTGGGGAACATCCTGGTGATGCTCTCCATCAAGGTGAACCGTCAGCTCCAGACTGTCAACAACTATTTCCTCTTCAGCCTGGCCTGTGCAGACCTCATCATCGGGGTCTTCTCCATGAACCTCTACACGGTCTACATCATCAAAGGCTACTGGCCACTGGGGGCCGTGGTGTGCGACCTGTGGCTGGCTCTGGACTATGTGGTGAGCAATGCCTCTGTCATGAACCTGCTCATCATCAGCTTTGACCGGTACTTCTGTGTCACCAAGCCCCTGACGTACCCGGCCAGGAGGACCACCAAGATGGCAGGGCTAATGATCGCGGCCGCGTGGATATTGTCCTTCATTCTCTGGGCCCCTGCCATCTTGTTCTGGCAGTTCATTGTGGGCAAGAGgacagtccctgagagggaatGTTACATCCAGTTCCTCTCCAACCCAGCGGTGACATTTGGCACAGCCATTGCTGCTTTTTACCTGCCCGTGGTCATCATGACGGTGCTGTACATCCATATCTCCCTGGCCAGCAGAAGCAGGGTAAGGAGGCACAAGCCTGAGAgcaggaaagagaggaaaaccaAGTCCCTCAGATTCCTCAAGGGCCCCATGGTGAAACAGAACAACAATAATTCTCCCAAGAGGGCTGTGGAGGTGAAGGAGGAGGTGAGGAATGGGAAAGTGGATGACCAGCCATCTGCACAGACAGAGGCCACTGGCCaccaggaggagaaggagacaTCCAATGAGTCCAGCACCGTCAGCATGACCCAGACCACAAAAGACAAGCCCACAGCAGAAGTCTTGCCAGCAGGGCAAGGACAGAGTCCAGCCAACCCCCGTGTGAACCCAACTTCCAAGTGGTCCAAGATTAAGATTGTCACCAAGCAGACTGGGTCTGAATGTGTCACCGCCATTGAGATCGTCCCAGCTAAGTCAGGTGCCTCTAACCACAACTCCCTGGCCAACAGTCGCCCAGTCAATGTTGCCAGGAAGTTTGCCAGCATCGCCAGGAGCCAGGTACGGAAGAAGCGCCAGATGGCTGCCCGGGAGAAGAAAGTCACCCGCACCATATTTGCCATCCTGCTGGCCTTCATACTCACGTGGACACCCTACAATGTGATGGTCCTCATTAACACCTTCTGTGAGACCTGCGTGCCTGAAACAGTGTGGTCCATCGGCTACTGGCTCTGCTATGTCAACAGCACCATCAACCCAGCCTGCTATGCCCTCTGCAATGCCACTTTCAAGAAAACCTTCAAGCACCTTCTcatgtgccagtacaggaacaTTGGCACAGCCAGATAA
- the CHRM4 gene encoding muscarinic acetylcholine receptor M4 isoform X3, translated as MFPPEPVQEPWELLRSRRCLGAAGWAQQDFIFQKELFAVRDTDPMHNLSAQPWQAKMANLTYDNFTLGNHSEVAVQPPTNYKTVELVFIATVTGSLSLVTVVGNILVMLSIKVNRQLQTVNNYFLFSLACADLIIGVFSMNLYTVYIIKGYWPLGAVVCDLWLALDYVVSNASVMNLLIISFDRYFCVTKPLTYPARRTTKMAGLMIAAAWILSFILWAPAILFWQFIVGKRTVPERECYIQFLSNPAVTFGTAIAAFYLPVVIMTVLYIHISLASRSRVRRHKPESRKERKTKSLRFLKGPMVKQNNNNSPKRAVEVKEEVRNGKVDDQPSAQTEATGHQEEKETSNESSTVSMTQTTKDKPTAEVLPAGQGQSPANPRVNPTSKWSKIKIVTKQTGSECVTAIEIVPAKSGASNHNSLANSRPVNVARKFASIARSQVRKKRQMAAREKKVTRTIFAILLAFILTWTPYNVMVLINTFCETCVPETVWSIGYWLCYVNSTINPACYALCNATFKKTFKHLLMCQYRNIGTAR; from the exons ATTTCATCTTCCAGAAGGAGCTATTTGCTGTGAGAGACACAG ATCCCATGCACAAcctctctgctcagccctggcaggcaaAGATGGCCAACCTGACCTATGACAACTTCACCCTGGGCAACCACTCCGaggtggctgtgcagcctcccACCAACTACAAGACAGTGGAGCTGGTTTTCATTGCCACTGTCACTGGCTCACTCAGCCTTGTCACCGTGGTGGGGAACATCCTGGTGATGCTCTCCATCAAGGTGAACCGTCAGCTCCAGACTGTCAACAACTATTTCCTCTTCAGCCTGGCCTGTGCAGACCTCATCATCGGGGTCTTCTCCATGAACCTCTACACGGTCTACATCATCAAAGGCTACTGGCCACTGGGGGCCGTGGTGTGCGACCTGTGGCTGGCTCTGGACTATGTGGTGAGCAATGCCTCTGTCATGAACCTGCTCATCATCAGCTTTGACCGGTACTTCTGTGTCACCAAGCCCCTGACGTACCCGGCCAGGAGGACCACCAAGATGGCAGGGCTAATGATCGCGGCCGCGTGGATATTGTCCTTCATTCTCTGGGCCCCTGCCATCTTGTTCTGGCAGTTCATTGTGGGCAAGAGgacagtccctgagagggaatGTTACATCCAGTTCCTCTCCAACCCAGCGGTGACATTTGGCACAGCCATTGCTGCTTTTTACCTGCCCGTGGTCATCATGACGGTGCTGTACATCCATATCTCCCTGGCCAGCAGAAGCAGGGTAAGGAGGCACAAGCCTGAGAgcaggaaagagaggaaaaccaAGTCCCTCAGATTCCTCAAGGGCCCCATGGTGAAACAGAACAACAATAATTCTCCCAAGAGGGCTGTGGAGGTGAAGGAGGAGGTGAGGAATGGGAAAGTGGATGACCAGCCATCTGCACAGACAGAGGCCACTGGCCaccaggaggagaaggagacaTCCAATGAGTCCAGCACCGTCAGCATGACCCAGACCACAAAAGACAAGCCCACAGCAGAAGTCTTGCCAGCAGGGCAAGGACAGAGTCCAGCCAACCCCCGTGTGAACCCAACTTCCAAGTGGTCCAAGATTAAGATTGTCACCAAGCAGACTGGGTCTGAATGTGTCACCGCCATTGAGATCGTCCCAGCTAAGTCAGGTGCCTCTAACCACAACTCCCTGGCCAACAGTCGCCCAGTCAATGTTGCCAGGAAGTTTGCCAGCATCGCCAGGAGCCAGGTACGGAAGAAGCGCCAGATGGCTGCCCGGGAGAAGAAAGTCACCCGCACCATATTTGCCATCCTGCTGGCCTTCATACTCACGTGGACACCCTACAATGTGATGGTCCTCATTAACACCTTCTGTGAGACCTGCGTGCCTGAAACAGTGTGGTCCATCGGCTACTGGCTCTGCTATGTCAACAGCACCATCAACCCAGCCTGCTATGCCCTCTGCAATGCCACTTTCAAGAAAACCTTCAAGCACCTTCTcatgtgccagtacaggaacaTTGGCACAGCCAGATAA
- the CHRM4 gene encoding muscarinic acetylcholine receptor M4 isoform X2, with product MAAENRSAPGGGAPWAGLPDPMHNLSAQPWQAKMANLTYDNFTLGNHSEVAVQPPTNYKTVELVFIATVTGSLSLVTVVGNILVMLSIKVNRQLQTVNNYFLFSLACADLIIGVFSMNLYTVYIIKGYWPLGAVVCDLWLALDYVVSNASVMNLLIISFDRYFCVTKPLTYPARRTTKMAGLMIAAAWILSFILWAPAILFWQFIVGKRTVPERECYIQFLSNPAVTFGTAIAAFYLPVVIMTVLYIHISLASRSRVRRHKPESRKERKTKSLRFLKGPMVKQNNNNSPKRAVEVKEEVRNGKVDDQPSAQTEATGHQEEKETSNESSTVSMTQTTKDKPTAEVLPAGQGQSPANPRVNPTSKWSKIKIVTKQTGSECVTAIEIVPAKSGASNHNSLANSRPVNVARKFASIARSQVRKKRQMAAREKKVTRTIFAILLAFILTWTPYNVMVLINTFCETCVPETVWSIGYWLCYVNSTINPACYALCNATFKKTFKHLLMCQYRNIGTAR from the coding sequence ATCCCATGCACAAcctctctgctcagccctggcaggcaaAGATGGCCAACCTGACCTATGACAACTTCACCCTGGGCAACCACTCCGaggtggctgtgcagcctcccACCAACTACAAGACAGTGGAGCTGGTTTTCATTGCCACTGTCACTGGCTCACTCAGCCTTGTCACCGTGGTGGGGAACATCCTGGTGATGCTCTCCATCAAGGTGAACCGTCAGCTCCAGACTGTCAACAACTATTTCCTCTTCAGCCTGGCCTGTGCAGACCTCATCATCGGGGTCTTCTCCATGAACCTCTACACGGTCTACATCATCAAAGGCTACTGGCCACTGGGGGCCGTGGTGTGCGACCTGTGGCTGGCTCTGGACTATGTGGTGAGCAATGCCTCTGTCATGAACCTGCTCATCATCAGCTTTGACCGGTACTTCTGTGTCACCAAGCCCCTGACGTACCCGGCCAGGAGGACCACCAAGATGGCAGGGCTAATGATCGCGGCCGCGTGGATATTGTCCTTCATTCTCTGGGCCCCTGCCATCTTGTTCTGGCAGTTCATTGTGGGCAAGAGgacagtccctgagagggaatGTTACATCCAGTTCCTCTCCAACCCAGCGGTGACATTTGGCACAGCCATTGCTGCTTTTTACCTGCCCGTGGTCATCATGACGGTGCTGTACATCCATATCTCCCTGGCCAGCAGAAGCAGGGTAAGGAGGCACAAGCCTGAGAgcaggaaagagaggaaaaccaAGTCCCTCAGATTCCTCAAGGGCCCCATGGTGAAACAGAACAACAATAATTCTCCCAAGAGGGCTGTGGAGGTGAAGGAGGAGGTGAGGAATGGGAAAGTGGATGACCAGCCATCTGCACAGACAGAGGCCACTGGCCaccaggaggagaaggagacaTCCAATGAGTCCAGCACCGTCAGCATGACCCAGACCACAAAAGACAAGCCCACAGCAGAAGTCTTGCCAGCAGGGCAAGGACAGAGTCCAGCCAACCCCCGTGTGAACCCAACTTCCAAGTGGTCCAAGATTAAGATTGTCACCAAGCAGACTGGGTCTGAATGTGTCACCGCCATTGAGATCGTCCCAGCTAAGTCAGGTGCCTCTAACCACAACTCCCTGGCCAACAGTCGCCCAGTCAATGTTGCCAGGAAGTTTGCCAGCATCGCCAGGAGCCAGGTACGGAAGAAGCGCCAGATGGCTGCCCGGGAGAAGAAAGTCACCCGCACCATATTTGCCATCCTGCTGGCCTTCATACTCACGTGGACACCCTACAATGTGATGGTCCTCATTAACACCTTCTGTGAGACCTGCGTGCCTGAAACAGTGTGGTCCATCGGCTACTGGCTCTGCTATGTCAACAGCACCATCAACCCAGCCTGCTATGCCCTCTGCAATGCCACTTTCAAGAAAACCTTCAAGCACCTTCTcatgtgccagtacaggaacaTTGGCACAGCCAGATAA